In one window of Protaetiibacter larvae DNA:
- a CDS encoding transglutaminase-like domain-containing protein — MTAASVATPVAAPGAAPATAPTRRAALELPSGRTWFDIAILMVLAVLGVLGFTPSYGGYSFLAAGLGGLALGLATGLLTTMLRLGGLLTFAVAIVGYFLVGPAVAVPSQTVFGVVPTLRSLASLALGTVDGWSDLLTLSTPVGAPAYIAVVPYASAWLVALSSTLLAARWLARRPRTAWRFGVTLIPAVVLYLAGILLGTQEAYQAGIRGVAFAVLALVWLGWRQPVGGVAARTDGALLRRKVVGTVTVVLVAVVVGGGAAYWFSPAQDQRFVLRDEIEPPFDPLDYPSPLAGFRHFSKQTVDDAQFTVTGLQPGDRIRMATLDSFTGKLWNVTGAAASTSGSGSFELVGRSIPHAPLATTTSHPEVEVTISGYQDVWVPGVGYPTDFELTGGEAAGHSDDLRYNAATGSMVLTTGLHEGDSYRIDAVTQEAPSVQELSTVPVAHVELPPVEKVPDVVAKKAQEWAGAETSPVEQLEAIRLVLTRDGYLSHGRSSDVVPSRAGHGADRISELLEGRQMIGDEEQYSSAFALMARSLGYPARVVMGFAPEVSEGSGAITVTGRDATAWVEVAFEGVGWVPFDPTPDETDIPQDQVPKPQSEPQPQVRQPPRADKEPENLLTPVQLDQQDDDEDDAPFTIPGWVYPVGAGVLGLAALVFVPMIVVAAIKSRRLRRRRRAARVADQAAGAWAELVDRYSELGYQVPARLTRGMLAARLEAQFPASEQQAPPRLRVLAADADELVFSARDAETAEGDAVWASALDAVHLARTQSTARVRLLSRYRVRAGRDLVSRLTTTAPRRSDR, encoded by the coding sequence GTGACCGCCGCATCCGTGGCCACCCCCGTCGCCGCACCGGGCGCCGCACCGGCCACCGCGCCGACCCGTCGTGCCGCGCTCGAGCTGCCGAGCGGTCGCACCTGGTTCGACATCGCGATCCTGATGGTGCTCGCGGTGCTCGGCGTGCTCGGCTTCACCCCGTCCTACGGCGGGTACAGCTTCCTCGCGGCGGGCCTCGGCGGGCTCGCCCTGGGGCTCGCCACCGGGCTGCTCACCACGATGCTGCGCCTGGGCGGCCTGCTGACCTTCGCCGTCGCGATCGTCGGCTACTTCCTGGTGGGTCCCGCCGTCGCGGTGCCCAGCCAGACCGTGTTCGGGGTCGTGCCGACCCTCCGCTCGCTCGCGAGCCTCGCGCTCGGCACCGTCGACGGCTGGTCCGACCTGCTCACGCTCTCGACCCCGGTCGGCGCGCCCGCCTACATCGCCGTCGTGCCGTACGCCTCGGCGTGGCTCGTCGCGCTCAGCTCGACCCTGCTCGCCGCCCGCTGGCTGGCCCGCCGCCCGCGCACCGCGTGGCGTTTCGGCGTGACCCTCATCCCGGCCGTCGTGCTCTACCTCGCGGGCATCCTGCTCGGCACCCAGGAGGCCTACCAGGCCGGCATCCGGGGTGTCGCGTTCGCGGTGCTCGCCCTCGTCTGGCTCGGCTGGCGCCAGCCGGTCGGCGGTGTCGCGGCGCGCACCGACGGCGCCCTGCTGCGCCGGAAGGTCGTCGGAACGGTCACGGTCGTGCTCGTCGCGGTCGTGGTGGGCGGCGGCGCGGCCTACTGGTTCTCGCCCGCGCAGGATCAGCGTTTCGTGCTGCGCGACGAGATCGAGCCCCCGTTCGACCCGCTCGACTACCCGAGCCCGCTCGCCGGCTTCCGCCACTTCTCGAAGCAGACCGTCGACGACGCCCAGTTCACGGTGACCGGCCTGCAGCCGGGCGACCGCATCCGGATGGCGACGCTCGACTCCTTCACGGGCAAGCTCTGGAACGTCACGGGGGCCGCCGCGAGCACCTCGGGCTCCGGCTCCTTCGAGCTCGTCGGTCGCAGCATCCCGCACGCCCCGCTCGCCACCACCACCTCGCACCCCGAGGTCGAGGTGACGATCTCGGGCTACCAGGATGTCTGGGTGCCGGGCGTCGGCTACCCGACCGACTTCGAGCTGACCGGGGGAGAGGCGGCCGGGCATTCCGACGATCTGCGCTACAACGCCGCCACCGGCAGCATGGTGCTCACCACCGGGCTGCACGAGGGCGACAGCTACCGCATCGACGCCGTCACCCAGGAGGCGCCGTCCGTGCAGGAGCTCTCGACCGTGCCGGTGGCGCATGTCGAGCTGCCGCCGGTCGAGAAGGTGCCGGATGTCGTCGCGAAGAAGGCGCAGGAGTGGGCGGGCGCCGAGACCTCGCCGGTCGAGCAGCTCGAGGCGATCCGCCTCGTGCTGACACGCGACGGCTACCTCAGCCACGGGCGCAGCTCCGACGTCGTCCCCTCGCGTGCCGGTCACGGCGCGGACCGCATCAGCGAGCTGCTCGAGGGCCGGCAGATGATCGGCGACGAGGAGCAGTACAGCTCGGCGTTCGCGCTCATGGCGCGCAGCCTCGGCTACCCGGCTCGTGTCGTCATGGGGTTCGCCCCCGAGGTCTCCGAGGGCTCCGGCGCGATCACGGTCACCGGCCGGGACGCCACCGCGTGGGTCGAGGTCGCCTTCGAGGGCGTCGGCTGGGTGCCGTTCGACCCGACCCCCGACGAGACCGACATCCCGCAGGATCAGGTGCCGAAGCCGCAGAGCGAACCGCAGCCGCAGGTGCGGCAGCCTCCGCGTGCTGACAAGGAGCCCGAGAACCTGCTCACCCCCGTGCAGCTCGACCAGCAGGACGACGACGAGGACGACGCGCCGTTCACGATCCCCGGATGGGTGTATCCGGTGGGTGCCGGAGTGCTCGGACTCGCGGCGCTCGTGTTCGTGCCGATGATCGTGGTCGCCGCCATCAAGTCGCGCCGACTGCGCCGCCGCCGTCGCGCGGCGCGGGTGGCCGACCAGGCCGCCGGCGCCTGGGCGGAGCTCGTCGACCGCTACTCCGAACTCGGCTACCAGGTGCCCGCGCGACTGACGCGCGGCATGCTCGCCGCGCGACTCGAGGCGCAGTTCCCGGCGAGCGAGCAGCAGGCTCCGCCGCGGCTGCGCGTGCTCGCCGCCGACGCGGACGAGCTGGTCTTCTCCGCGCGTGACGCGGAGACGGCCGAGGGCGACGCCGTCTGGGCATCCGCCCTCGACGCCGTCCACCTCGCGCGGACGCAGTCGACCGCGCGCGTGCGCCTGCTCAGCCGCTACCGCGTGCGCGCCGGCCGCGACCTCGTCTCGCGACTCACCACCACCGCACCGCGAAGGAGCGACCGCTGA
- a CDS encoding DUF58 domain-containing protein: protein MTAARLEPPAALLRPAGDRARRFATAVGNVLAPIGRGIRRVAGPVLRVITPVGWIVLGLGVLAVVLSVAFGWQEFTFLGMVLLAAVLVSTLFLIGRSSYGVLIELNPRRVVVGDRAMGRMVVTNTGSRKLAPTRMELPVGRGVAEFPLPGMAPKQEQEELFQVPTNRRAVIVAGPAESIRGDQLGLLRRAVKWAEPVELFVHPRTVRLASSAAGLVRDLEGQVSAKITNNDLAFHALRPYVPGDDRRYVHWRTSARIGQLMVRQFQETRRSQIIVVLPTNAAFYASEEEFELAVSCAASIAAQIIRDGTQLDVVSERGAWRTRSVSSMLDSSCRLEYGETEGFGGFREFVRERTRRLPAPSVVVTVGGSRLGPGEIRSVQTLFGADTTHLGIVVEEGEPARLGAVGGMQLLTVGRLEDLPGLFRGLSS from the coding sequence ATGACCGCCGCCCGACTCGAGCCTCCCGCCGCGCTGCTGCGCCCGGCGGGCGACCGCGCGCGTCGGTTCGCGACGGCGGTCGGCAACGTGCTCGCGCCGATCGGGCGGGGCATCCGGCGCGTCGCCGGACCGGTGCTGCGCGTCATCACCCCCGTCGGCTGGATCGTGCTCGGGCTCGGGGTGCTCGCCGTCGTGCTGAGCGTCGCATTCGGCTGGCAGGAGTTCACCTTCCTCGGGATGGTGCTGCTCGCCGCGGTGCTCGTGTCGACGCTCTTCCTCATCGGCCGGTCGAGCTACGGGGTGCTCATCGAGCTCAACCCGCGCCGGGTCGTCGTGGGGGACCGCGCGATGGGGCGGATGGTCGTCACCAACACCGGCTCCCGCAAGCTCGCCCCCACGCGCATGGAGCTCCCGGTCGGCCGCGGCGTCGCCGAGTTCCCGCTTCCGGGCATGGCGCCCAAGCAGGAGCAGGAGGAGCTCTTCCAGGTGCCGACGAATCGGCGCGCGGTGATCGTCGCGGGCCCCGCCGAGTCGATCCGCGGCGACCAGCTCGGGCTGTTGCGCCGGGCCGTGAAATGGGCTGAGCCGGTCGAGCTGTTCGTGCATCCGCGAACCGTGCGCCTCGCCTCCTCCGCGGCCGGCCTCGTGCGCGACCTCGAGGGGCAGGTGTCGGCGAAGATCACCAACAACGACCTCGCCTTCCACGCGCTGCGCCCCTACGTGCCCGGCGACGACCGCCGCTACGTGCACTGGCGCACCTCGGCGCGCATCGGGCAGCTCATGGTGCGGCAGTTCCAGGAGACCCGCCGTTCGCAGATCATCGTCGTGCTCCCGACGAACGCGGCGTTCTACGCGAGCGAGGAGGAGTTCGAGCTCGCGGTGTCGTGCGCAGCCTCGATCGCCGCGCAGATCATCCGCGACGGCACGCAGCTCGATGTGGTGAGCGAGCGCGGTGCCTGGCGTACGCGCTCGGTCAGCTCGATGCTCGACTCGTCCTGTCGTCTCGAGTACGGCGAGACCGAGGGCTTCGGAGGCTTCCGCGAGTTCGTGCGCGAGCGCACCCGACGCCTGCCCGCGCCGAGTGTCGTCGTGACGGTCGGCGGATCGCGGCTCGGCCCGGGCGAGATCCGCAGCGTGCAGACCCTGTTCGGCGCCGACACGACCCACCTCGGCATCGTCGTCGAGGAGGGGGAGCCCGCCCGACTCGGCGCGGTCGGCGGCATGCAGTTGCTGACGGTCGGCCGCCTGGAGGATCTGCCGGGCCTGTTCCGGGGGTTGAGCTCGTGA
- a CDS encoding AAA family ATPase, with protein sequence MPVTQEQATWFADAFQKLVANVDKAIVGKDHVIKLVLTALISDGHVLLEDYPGTGKTVLAKSLANTLDGTTSRIQFTPDLLPSDVTGVQIYDQGKGRFQFHPGPIFASIVLADEINRASPKTQSALLEVMEEGVVTIDGEGHSVGAPFLVIATQNPVEQAGTYKLPEAQLDRFLIKTSLGYPDAKTAVGLLMDSSNRARASLVTPIIKPESILAMAALASEVHVDESVMQYLADIVDATRKHRDVVLGVSMRGAMALARAVKTWAIAKGRSYVTPDDVRELAIPVLAHRLVIDPESDFAGVTAEDVVSRILVDIEPPAYRAA encoded by the coding sequence ATGCCCGTCACCCAGGAGCAGGCGACCTGGTTCGCCGACGCCTTCCAGAAGCTCGTCGCCAATGTCGACAAGGCGATCGTCGGCAAGGACCACGTCATCAAGCTCGTGCTGACCGCGCTCATCTCCGACGGGCACGTGCTGCTCGAGGACTACCCCGGCACGGGCAAGACGGTGCTCGCGAAGTCGCTCGCCAACACCCTCGACGGCACGACGAGCCGCATCCAGTTCACCCCCGACCTGCTGCCCTCGGATGTCACGGGCGTGCAGATCTACGACCAGGGCAAGGGCCGATTCCAGTTCCACCCCGGCCCGATCTTCGCCTCGATCGTGCTCGCCGACGAGATCAACCGCGCCTCCCCGAAGACCCAGTCCGCGCTGCTCGAGGTCATGGAGGAGGGCGTCGTCACGATCGACGGCGAGGGCCACTCGGTGGGCGCGCCGTTCCTCGTGATCGCCACCCAGAACCCCGTCGAGCAGGCCGGAACCTACAAGCTCCCCGAGGCCCAGCTCGACCGCTTCCTCATCAAGACGAGCCTCGGCTACCCGGACGCCAAGACGGCGGTCGGTCTGCTCATGGACTCCTCCAACCGCGCCCGCGCCTCGCTCGTGACGCCCATCATCAAGCCCGAGTCGATCCTCGCCATGGCGGCGCTCGCCTCCGAGGTGCATGTCGACGAGTCGGTCATGCAGTACCTCGCCGACATCGTGGACGCCACCCGCAAGCACCGGGACGTCGTGCTCGGGGTGAGCATGCGCGGTGCGATGGCGCTCGCCCGCGCCGTGAAGACCTGGGCGATCGCGAAGGGCCGCAGCTACGTGACGCCGGACGACGTGCGCGAGCTCGCCATCCCCGTGCTCGCCCACCGTCTCGTGATCGACCCGGAGTCGGACTTCGCCGGCGTGACCGCCGAGGACGTGGTCTCGCGCATCCTCGTCGACATCGAGCCGCCCGCCTACCGCGCCGCCTGA